The Halogranum gelatinilyticum genome includes a window with the following:
- a CDS encoding helix-turn-helix domain-containing protein — MATLLELDVPMKSFELGQATGSLPGSHIELEQVVPLDDGAIPYFWAEAADFDAFEASVTEYDTVEGLELVAAVDGRHLYRIYWKTRGGFVRALSESKATVLEGSGSDPWRFRLLFPARSHVTAFRDRCSEAGVTFEVVRLSRVNERTGQREFDLTEEQHEALRLAIEYGYYAIPREISTASLASKIGISQQAMSERLRRGTAKVLTAAVDTGSHSSN; from the coding sequence ATGGCGACCCTTCTCGAACTCGACGTTCCGATGAAGAGCTTCGAACTGGGACAGGCGACCGGGTCGCTCCCCGGCAGCCACATCGAACTCGAACAGGTCGTGCCGTTGGACGACGGCGCGATTCCGTACTTCTGGGCCGAAGCGGCCGACTTCGACGCGTTCGAGGCGTCGGTCACGGAGTACGATACCGTCGAGGGACTCGAACTGGTCGCGGCCGTGGACGGCCGTCATCTCTACCGCATCTACTGGAAGACACGCGGCGGGTTCGTCCGCGCACTGTCGGAGTCGAAGGCGACGGTCCTCGAAGGGTCGGGCAGCGACCCGTGGCGGTTCCGACTCCTGTTCCCGGCACGGTCGCACGTCACCGCGTTCCGAGACCGCTGTTCAGAAGCGGGAGTCACGTTCGAAGTCGTCCGTCTCTCACGAGTGAACGAACGGACCGGACAGCGGGAGTTCGACCTCACGGAGGAGCAACACGAGGCACTCCGGTTGGCGATCGAGTACGGCTACTACGCCATCCCCCGCGAGATCTCCACCGCCAGCCTCGCTTCGAAGATCGGCATCTCCCAGCAGGCGATGTCCGAGCGGCTCCGTCGCGGGACGGCGAAGGTCCTCACCGCCGCCGTCGACACCGGCTCTCACTCCTCGAACTGA
- a CDS encoding MTH1187 family thiamine-binding protein, producing MTVIAMLSVAPVVEGSMSGEVAKAVAALDDFDVAYETNPMGTVIEADDIDTLLAAVAAAHKAVDGDRVSTFLKIDDKRTSEQRARDKVDAVERELGREARRERDETAQFEE from the coding sequence ATGACAGTCATCGCCATGTTGAGTGTCGCACCGGTCGTCGAAGGCAGTATGTCCGGCGAGGTCGCCAAGGCCGTCGCCGCGCTCGACGACTTCGACGTCGCCTACGAGACGAACCCGATGGGAACCGTCATCGAGGCCGACGACATCGACACCCTCCTTGCTGCCGTCGCTGCCGCACACAAGGCCGTCGACGGCGACCGCGTGAGCACGTTTCTGAAGATCGACGACAAGCGGACGAGTGAGCAGCGTGCCCGCGACAAGGTCGACGCCGTCGAGCGGGAATTGGGCCGCGAGGCACGGCGGGAACGGGACGAGACGGCTCAGTTCGAGGAGTGA
- a CDS encoding YhjD/YihY/BrkB family envelope integrity protein, whose product MNRRAERGLEVGRAIVTEIRVEKITFLAGSIAYHAFISLLPLLLLILAAISAVGNSSLEAGFIRLLEAVLTPGARQLLLDELQTAGGSTSLTLVGGVVLVWGTLRIFRGLDTAFSDIYETEAENTLADQLSDGIIVLVTFGLAVVAAVVIQSLIPVGSDGLLAWTLSRLALVVGLSLTFFPMYYIFPDTDVSTVEVLPGTLFAAVGLVTFETLFALYTQGGDKSVVGGILVLLTWLYFSGLVILLGVVINAVLSNRSADVNIRPVIGGVRPVAKREKPERGTVVAALTDLKQLLDTEEDVVVTVGDRSVTLPAPQRYETDTETGRFGLLDGGVGIELRWSPRDDGDSETVAASDSPE is encoded by the coding sequence ATGAACCGACGAGCCGAACGCGGACTGGAGGTCGGCCGCGCCATCGTCACCGAGATCCGCGTCGAGAAGATCACTTTCCTCGCGGGCAGCATCGCCTACCACGCCTTCATCTCGCTCTTACCGCTCCTGTTGCTCATCCTCGCGGCCATCTCGGCCGTCGGCAACAGTTCGCTGGAGGCGGGCTTCATCCGCCTGCTCGAAGCCGTCCTGACGCCCGGCGCGCGACAACTGTTGCTCGACGAACTCCAGACCGCCGGGGGGTCGACGAGTCTGACGCTCGTCGGCGGCGTCGTCCTCGTCTGGGGGACGCTGCGCATCTTCCGGGGGCTGGACACCGCCTTCTCGGACATCTACGAGACGGAGGCAGAGAACACGCTCGCCGACCAGCTGTCGGACGGCATCATCGTCCTCGTCACCTTCGGTCTCGCCGTCGTCGCCGCCGTCGTCATCCAGTCGCTCATCCCCGTCGGCAGCGACGGTCTGCTGGCGTGGACGCTCTCGCGACTCGCACTCGTCGTCGGACTCTCGCTGACGTTCTTCCCGATGTACTACATCTTCCCCGACACGGACGTGAGCACCGTCGAAGTCCTGCCGGGGACGCTCTTCGCCGCGGTCGGTCTCGTCACCTTCGAGACGCTCTTCGCCCTCTACACGCAGGGCGGCGACAAGAGCGTCGTCGGCGGGATTCTCGTCCTTCTGACGTGGCTCTACTTCAGCGGGCTGGTCATCCTCCTCGGCGTCGTCATCAACGCGGTCCTCTCGAACCGGAGTGCCGACGTCAACATCCGCCCCGTTATCGGTGGAGTCCGTCCCGTAGCGAAGCGTGAGAAGCCCGAACGGGGGACGGTCGTCGCCGCGCTCACCGACCTGAAGCAACTGCTCGACACCGAGGAGGACGTCGTCGTCACCGTCGGCGACCGCTCGGTCACGCTCCCCGCGCCCCAGCGGTACGAGACGGACACCGAGACCGGACGGTTCGGGCTCCTCGACGGTGGCGTCGGCATCGAACTCCGGTGGTCGCCGCGCGACGACGGGGATTCGGAGACGGTCGCCGCCAGCGACAGCCCGGAGTGA
- a CDS encoding MaoC/PaaZ C-terminal domain-containing protein: MDAQAVTDDPLYFEDLDPDAVWTFGEKTLTRETIVDFAERYDPQPFHVDDAAAERSMFGELVASGLHTYCVCNAMATRAFFHEIAFLCGRGLEDFRWHRPVYPGDTLSGWVELGEMRVSESNPERGYVDVHVTGVNQDDEVVVSWTVLALVACREE; this comes from the coding sequence ATGGACGCACAGGCAGTCACCGACGACCCCCTGTACTTCGAAGATCTCGACCCCGACGCCGTCTGGACGTTCGGCGAGAAGACGCTGACCCGCGAGACCATCGTCGACTTCGCCGAGCGGTACGACCCCCAGCCGTTTCACGTCGACGACGCGGCCGCCGAGCGGTCGATGTTCGGCGAACTCGTCGCCAGCGGGCTGCACACCTACTGCGTCTGTAACGCGATGGCGACGCGGGCGTTCTTCCACGAGATCGCCTTTCTCTGCGGCCGCGGTCTCGAAGATTTCCGCTGGCACCGGCCGGTCTATCCCGGTGACACGCTCTCGGGCTGGGTGGAACTCGGCGAGATGCGGGTCTCAGAATCGAATCCCGAGCGCGGCTACGTCGACGTCCACGTCACGGGCGTCAATCAGGACGACGAGGTCGTCGTTTCGTGGACCGTGTTAGCACTCGTCGCGTGCAGAGAAGAGTGA
- a CDS encoding putative RNA uridine N3 methyltransferase — MTITVCVPSSLVREAEDKREATRKLGYVARAATVFRADRLVVFPDREGEERWGGEFVTTVLQYAVTPPYLKQEAWDVRDELEYVGVLPPLRVSPQTGSEPDGSESLTQGIVTEVGPEGRVRVNCGMQHPISLLTPSGMEVEAGERVTVRISSREPVRARIVDETPPGYVVERTDLAEALDRDDAGVSIATSRHGEELSVQRLSTLVGRLHDGMTVVFGSPGRGLPDILDIDVEDLPTERGASVGPGSGFDLWLNTIPRQGSEVVRTEEAMFASLACLTLTE, encoded by the coding sequence ATGACAATCACCGTCTGCGTGCCGTCCTCGCTCGTCCGGGAAGCCGAGGACAAACGCGAGGCAACTCGCAAGCTCGGCTACGTCGCCCGCGCGGCGACCGTGTTCCGGGCGGACAGACTCGTCGTCTTCCCCGACCGGGAAGGCGAAGAACGCTGGGGTGGTGAGTTCGTCACCACCGTACTCCAGTACGCCGTGACGCCCCCCTACCTCAAGCAGGAGGCCTGGGACGTCCGCGACGAGCTGGAGTACGTTGGTGTGCTCCCGCCGCTGCGCGTCTCACCACAGACCGGCTCCGAACCAGACGGTTCGGAGTCGTTAACACAGGGAATCGTGACCGAGGTCGGACCTGAAGGCCGCGTTCGGGTCAATTGCGGAATGCAACACCCGATCTCCCTCCTCACCCCCTCCGGAATGGAGGTCGAGGCGGGGGAGCGCGTCACCGTCAGGATCTCTTCGAGAGAACCGGTCCGTGCGCGAATCGTCGATGAGACCCCTCCGGGGTACGTCGTCGAACGCACGGACCTCGCCGAAGCGCTCGACCGGGACGACGCCGGCGTCAGCATCGCCACGTCGCGACACGGGGAGGAACTCTCCGTCCAGCGACTGTCGACGCTCGTCGGCCGATTACACGACGGGATGACTGTCGTGTTCGGATCCCCCGGACGAGGGCTTCCGGACATCCTCGACATCGATGTCGAGGACCTCCCCACCGAACGTGGGGCGAGCGTCGGACCCGGCAGCGGGTTCGACCTCTGGCTGAATACGATTCCGCGACAGGGCAGCGAGGTGGTGCGAACCGAAGAAGCGATGTTCGCCTCCCTCGCCTGCCTGACACTCACGGAGTGA
- a CDS encoding 50S ribosomal protein L3 has translation MPQPSRPRKGSMGFGPRKRATSEVPRIRSWPDDEGSPALQGFAGYKAGMTHVVMVNDESNSPREGMEESVPVTVVETPPMRAVALRAYKETAYGKKPVTEVWTTEFHEELDRTLDLPAESTFDEDADELRSLLDDGQVDDLRMITHTVPSALKNVPKKKPDVMETRVGGGSLEERADFALELIEEGGEHAMEDVFRPGQYLDVSGVTKGKGTQGPVKRWGVQKRKGKHARQGWRRRIGNLGPWNPSRVRSTVPQQGQMGYHQRTELNKRLIDIGEGDDASVDGGFVNYGEVTGNYALIKGSVPGPNKRLIRFRSAVRPNDQPRLDPEVRYVSTASNQG, from the coding sequence ATGCCACAACCAAGCAGACCACGAAAAGGTTCAATGGGCTTCGGCCCGCGCAAGCGCGCGACGAGCGAAGTCCCTCGTATTCGGTCGTGGCCGGATGACGAGGGCTCGCCCGCGCTGCAGGGCTTCGCTGGCTACAAAGCCGGCATGACCCACGTCGTGATGGTGAACGACGAATCCAACTCCCCGCGCGAGGGGATGGAGGAGTCGGTTCCCGTCACGGTCGTGGAGACGCCCCCGATGCGTGCGGTCGCCCTTCGAGCCTACAAGGAAACGGCGTACGGAAAGAAGCCGGTAACCGAGGTTTGGACGACCGAGTTCCACGAGGAACTCGACCGAACCCTCGACCTCCCGGCGGAGAGTACCTTCGACGAGGACGCAGACGAGCTGCGTTCGCTGCTCGACGACGGCCAGGTGGACGATCTGCGGATGATCACCCACACCGTCCCGAGCGCGCTCAAGAACGTCCCGAAGAAGAAGCCCGACGTGATGGAGACTCGCGTCGGTGGCGGCTCCCTCGAGGAACGTGCGGACTTCGCACTCGAACTCATCGAGGAGGGCGGCGAACACGCGATGGAAGACGTCTTCCGTCCCGGCCAGTACCTCGACGTCAGCGGTGTGACGAAGGGGAAGGGGACGCAGGGTCCCGTCAAGCGCTGGGGCGTCCAGAAGCGGAAGGGCAAGCACGCCCGTCAGGGCTGGCGGCGCCGCATCGGTAACCTCGGCCCGTGGAACCCGAGCCGCGTTCGCTCGACCGTTCCCCAGCAGGGGCAGATGGGCTACCACCAGCGGACGGAGCTCAACAAGCGTCTCATCGACATCGGCGAGGGCGACGACGCCTCCGTCGACGGCGGCTTCGTCAACTACGGCGAAGTCACCGGCAACTACGCGCTGATCAAAGGGTCGGTTCCGGGTCCGAACAAGCGGCTCATCCGCTTCCGCTCGGCCGTCCGACCGAACGACCAGCCGCGCCTCGACCCCGAGGTGCGCTACGTTTCAACCGCATCGAACCAGGGATAA
- the rpl4p gene encoding 50S ribosomal protein L4, with the protein MQATIRDLNGDDAGTLDLPEVFETVYRPDLIKRAVLAAQANRKQAYGADEFAGMRTPAESLGSGRGMSHDPRENGVARRVPHAVSGRKAHPPKAEKELGKKINDKERKLAVRSALAATTDPELVRERGHRFDDDVELPLVVSDDFEDLLKTQEVVDVLEALGVYADVEHSDEGRKVKGGQGKTRGRKYRRPKSILFVTSEEPSRAARNLAGADVATAANVGAEDLAPGTHAGRLTIFTESALAEVADR; encoded by the coding sequence ATGCAGGCAACAATTCGTGACCTGAACGGCGACGACGCCGGTACGCTCGACCTCCCCGAGGTCTTCGAGACGGTTTACCGTCCGGACCTCATCAAGCGTGCCGTCCTCGCCGCGCAGGCAAACCGGAAACAGGCCTACGGCGCGGACGAGTTCGCTGGAATGCGAACCCCCGCCGAGTCGCTCGGCAGCGGCCGCGGTATGTCGCACGACCCCCGTGAGAACGGTGTCGCGCGACGTGTCCCGCACGCCGTCAGCGGGCGCAAGGCGCACCCGCCGAAGGCCGAGAAGGAACTGGGCAAGAAGATCAACGACAAAGAGCGCAAGCTCGCCGTCCGCTCGGCACTCGCTGCCACGACGGACCCCGAGCTCGTCCGCGAACGCGGACACCGGTTCGACGACGACGTCGAACTGCCGCTCGTCGTCTCCGACGACTTCGAAGACCTGCTGAAGACGCAGGAAGTCGTCGACGTGCTCGAAGCACTCGGTGTCTACGCCGACGTCGAGCACTCCGACGAAGGTCGGAAGGTCAAGGGCGGTCAGGGGAAGACCCGTGGCCGCAAGTACCGCCGTCCCAAGTCGATCCTCTTCGTCACCAGCGAGGAACCGTCGCGCGCAGCGCGCAACCTCGCCGGTGCCGACGTCGCCACCGCGGCGAACGTCGGTGCAGAAGATCTCGCGCCCGGCACGCACGCCGGTCGCCTGACGATCTTCACCGAGAGTGCCCTCGCGGAGGTGGCTGACCGATGA
- a CDS encoding 50S ribosomal protein L23, which produces MSVIEHPLVTEKAMNQMDFDNKLQFIVHVDATKGDIVEAIESRYDVTIEKVNTQVTPKGKKKATVRLHEDDDAQEVASRIGVF; this is translated from the coding sequence ATGAGCGTCATCGAGCATCCGCTCGTGACGGAGAAGGCGATGAACCAGATGGACTTCGACAACAAGCTCCAGTTCATCGTCCACGTCGACGCCACGAAGGGCGACATCGTCGAGGCAATCGAGTCCCGCTACGACGTGACCATCGAGAAGGTCAACACCCAGGTCACGCCGAAGGGGAAGAAGAAAGCAACAGTCAGACTGCACGAGGACGACGACGCGCAGGAAGTCGCCTCGCGAATCGGGGTGTTCTAA
- a CDS encoding 50S ribosomal protein L2 encodes MGRRIQGQRRGRGGPTFRAPSHRYKAELSHKKSEEKDTISGTVVDIEHDPARSAPIAAVEFEDGDQRLILVPEGVAVGETIQVGVSAEIKQGNTLPLSEIPEGIPVCNVERQPGDGGKFARSSGVSAQLLSHDRHVAVVKLPSGEVKRLSPNCRATIGVVAGGGRTEKPFVKAGNKYHKMKARGTKWPRVRGVAMNAVDHPFGGGGRQHPGKPKSVSRNAPPGRKVGDIASKRTGRGGKAGNK; translated from the coding sequence ATGGGACGTCGCATTCAAGGTCAGCGTCGTGGTCGCGGTGGGCCCACGTTCCGGGCACCGTCGCACCGCTACAAGGCCGAACTCTCGCACAAGAAGTCCGAAGAGAAAGACACGATCTCCGGCACGGTCGTCGACATCGAGCACGACCCCGCCCGGAGTGCACCCATCGCCGCCGTCGAGTTCGAAGACGGCGACCAGCGACTCATCCTCGTCCCCGAGGGCGTCGCTGTCGGCGAGACCATCCAGGTCGGTGTCTCCGCAGAGATCAAACAGGGCAACACGCTCCCGCTGTCCGAGATCCCCGAGGGGATCCCGGTCTGTAACGTCGAGCGTCAGCCCGGTGACGGCGGTAAGTTCGCCCGTTCCTCGGGCGTTTCCGCCCAGCTGCTCAGCCACGACCGTCACGTCGCAGTCGTCAAGCTGCCGAGTGGCGAGGTCAAGCGTCTGAGCCCCAACTGCCGCGCAACCATCGGCGTCGTCGCTGGTGGTGGCCGGACGGAGAAGCCGTTCGTCAAGGCAGGGAACAAGTACCACAAGATGAAGGCCCGCGGGACGAAGTGGCCTCGCGTCCGTGGTGTGGCGATGAACGCCGTCGACCACCCGTTCGGTGGCGGTGGCCGCCAGCACCCCGGCAAGCCGAAGTCCGTCTCGCGAAACGCACCGCCGGGCCGCAAGGTCGGTGACATCGCATCGAAGCGCACCGGTCGCGGTGGCAAGGCAGGGAACAAATAA
- a CDS encoding 30S ribosomal protein S19, producing the protein MSSEYRTGREGEFTYRGHTLDELQDMELDEVAELLPARMRRTIKRGLGVEHEKLLEKVHNKTEEETANNPIRTHLRDMPVLPSFVGLTFAVYTGQEFERVKIQPEMIGHYLGEFQLTRSSVTHGQAGIGATRSSKFVPLK; encoded by the coding sequence ATGAGCTCGGAATACCGAACCGGCCGTGAAGGTGAGTTCACCTACCGCGGTCACACGCTCGACGAGCTGCAGGACATGGAGCTTGACGAGGTAGCAGAACTGCTCCCCGCACGGATGCGGCGAACTATCAAACGAGGACTCGGCGTCGAGCACGAGAAGCTGCTCGAGAAGGTCCACAACAAGACCGAAGAGGAGACGGCAAACAATCCGATCCGCACGCATCTGCGTGACATGCCCGTCCTTCCCTCGTTCGTTGGTCTGACCTTCGCCGTCTACACCGGCCAGGAGTTCGAGCGCGTCAAGATTCAGCCCGAGATGATCGGCCATTACCTTGGCGAGTTCCAGCTCACCCGTAGTTCGGTCACCCACGGCCAGGCCGGTATCGGCGCGACCCGGTCCTCGAAGTTCGTGCCACTCAAGTAA